In Streptomyces ambofaciens ATCC 23877, a single genomic region encodes these proteins:
- a CDS encoding recombinase family protein, with the protein MNTQTDDTSHLIDLVCRKSQAVKSKTGRREISVSAQEARGRKTAELLGLTVRHVWREVGSASRFRRSKKVPKQDLALQALDRGEIGALWVFRLDRWTRRGAGAILSIVEPADGRPRRLLIDNGDADNPGIGLDSANPRDRSELIRRAEDAREETEVLSERVRNTKTFQLENGEWLNGVAPYGLRVVTVSAFDEDGEEIEERKLQRDPETSAGIPGEPQVTKMEIARLVTYEWPVARVTKREMARRLNERGVPSPTGGDWAFSTVANMIGNPAYAGWQITGRSDNRSRRMLYLNENGEKVSVMVGPPLLTDEEYNEAQAASRGNGPPADAESWKAKHLLTDLLECCGCFSSMPSAGTSYACWRSRAGGVCPAPANAAAYSAEEYVFQRWSARLHSADLDDPLLVIVAERWAARKDPQASEEEQTARAALADAERVLSRLWQDRRAGLFDGPSERFFAPQLTEANAAVMAAQKALDGIRGTGPVDISFLLDLEQQREAWEAADLPLKRDLLRLAIRRIRVRRAPKRGVQFDGDSRMEINWLDEPAWDTAA; encoded by the coding sequence ATGAACACACAGACGGACGACACAAGCCACCTCATCGACTTGGTGTGTCGGAAGAGTCAGGCGGTCAAGAGCAAGACCGGCCGCCGGGAAATCTCGGTCAGCGCACAGGAAGCCCGAGGCCGCAAGACGGCCGAACTACTCGGCCTGACTGTTCGTCATGTATGGCGCGAGGTTGGGTCGGCATCCCGCTTTCGCCGGTCCAAGAAAGTGCCTAAGCAGGATCTCGCGCTACAGGCTTTGGACCGTGGCGAAATCGGGGCCCTGTGGGTGTTCCGCTTGGACCGATGGACCCGCCGGGGTGCCGGTGCCATTCTCTCAATCGTAGAGCCCGCAGACGGCCGACCCCGCCGCTTGCTGATCGACAACGGCGACGCCGACAACCCCGGTATCGGACTGGACAGCGCTAACCCTCGGGACCGTTCAGAACTCATCCGCCGCGCCGAGGACGCCCGCGAGGAAACCGAGGTACTGAGCGAGCGAGTCAGGAACACCAAGACTTTCCAGCTCGAAAATGGAGAGTGGCTTAACGGGGTCGCCCCTTACGGTCTGCGCGTCGTCACTGTCTCCGCGTTCGATGAGGACGGCGAGGAGATAGAGGAACGGAAGCTACAGCGAGACCCGGAAACGTCCGCAGGTATTCCGGGTGAGCCCCAGGTAACCAAGATGGAGATTGCCCGCTTGGTTACGTACGAATGGCCGGTGGCGCGAGTGACTAAGCGAGAGATGGCACGCCGATTGAATGAGCGCGGTGTTCCGTCGCCCACGGGCGGTGACTGGGCATTCAGTACCGTTGCGAACATGATCGGAAATCCCGCGTACGCCGGATGGCAGATAACCGGACGCTCCGACAACCGGTCGCGTCGAATGCTCTACCTCAACGAGAACGGCGAAAAGGTCAGCGTCATGGTCGGCCCGCCGCTGCTCACCGATGAGGAATACAACGAGGCGCAGGCAGCATCGCGCGGAAATGGGCCCCCGGCAGACGCCGAGTCGTGGAAGGCAAAGCACCTGCTGACTGACCTACTCGAATGCTGCGGCTGTTTCTCGTCCATGCCGAGCGCCGGAACGTCGTACGCCTGTTGGCGCTCCCGCGCTGGCGGAGTGTGCCCCGCCCCCGCGAACGCTGCGGCTTACAGCGCTGAGGAATACGTCTTCCAGCGCTGGTCTGCCCGCCTCCACTCGGCCGACCTAGACGACCCGCTGTTGGTCATCGTGGCGGAGCGCTGGGCGGCCCGAAAGGACCCGCAGGCATCCGAGGAGGAGCAGACCGCTAGGGCCGCTCTGGCGGACGCAGAGCGCGTTCTCTCCCGCCTCTGGCAGGACCGGCGCGCAGGACTGTTCGACGGCCCCTCAGAGCGGTTCTTCGCCCCGCAACTCACCGAGGCGAACGCGGCCGTCATGGCAGCGCAAAAGGCCCTCGACGGCATACGGGGCACGGGGCCGGTGGATATCTCGTTCCTGCTGGACCTAGAGCAGCAGCGGGAAGCGTGGGAAGCGGCAGACCTCCCGCTTAAGCGCGATCTCTTGAGACTGGCGATCCGCCGAATCCGAGTGCGGCGCGCACCCAAGCGGGGAGTCCAGTTCGACGGAGATTCCCGCATGGAGATCAATTGGCTTGACGAGCCCGCGTGGGACACGGCTGCCTGA